A single genomic interval of Helianthus annuus cultivar XRQ/B chromosome 13, HanXRQr2.0-SUNRISE, whole genome shotgun sequence harbors:
- the LOC110901060 gene encoding uncharacterized protein LOC110901060, whose product MASINLVYTQLSAQQALLQAQANQSAFVTPPQRSVSTYTTQQVNAWNLRPEKGPVPNIRKPSAHDMRDTYGETESNYVQHSQRRPIQSRLGAHNMNAEWDDEEEDPTYKGESTVFSKLHPDHEAYKPPKRAWYNPKAEHDYTLSYCPDDMVENSKFIKEIATAAIDKTKLPHNVGKYNGLTGPDDHLRVFNGAGATGGWNLPTWCHLFAQTFVGAARVWFDSLPAGRIKSWIDFREKFLAHFSQQRRHTRDPTDPTDCLNIWRNDHESVEDFITRYNKECLEIGDVGEKMMRAHFMRAVKCDDLIKRLTGDDHRQRGYNHNDRHNKKGRGQQWKASGHRERSPAKEDACHTINQIAHRKEVKRENREKQWTPLTKTPSEVLSTENHQFKPPLQMRNKRGQDPNLFCEFHKDTGHLTDDCFSLKQEIERALRDGKLTHLIKGGKRDYRQIQRREEGPDNKKLRKLETHMVQGGSTADIIYEQCFNQFDQEDKARLEPVDYPLTGFCNEAVFPLGQISFPVLLSDGRNSRTEEVTFMVLPAHSRHDILLGRESQGDFSMICSVPHSVVGFPTETGIAIIYASKEVLATDEVRPAKASKPAPCTEAEKWVLNSAYPEQTVTLGPAMSDLTRAALKKLLFENMDVFTWTPADMVGVPRHIAEHQLNFSEEAKPVVHAKRHLGDIKHDAMKEQVMELLNAGIIREVRYQTWVASPVMVQKPNASWRMCVDYKDLNKACPRDCYALPDIDEKIDSLATFRWKCLLDCYKGYHQVQMAVQDEDKTAFRTPSGLYCYTKMPFGLKNAGATYQRLMNETFEDAIGKYIEVYMDDLVIMSKEESMMLVNIQKTFDTLRGVSIKLNPAKCSFGMEEGKFLGFIVMKDGFKLNPEKVQAIERMPSPSTIKEMQKLAGRLAALNRFLANHAAKSFPFIKTLRNFMKKSQFQWTPESESAFREMKDCLIRLPTLIAPVKGEPLVLYLSASDRAVGAFLLVDRQGVQTPVYYVSRTLTDPETRYAIMEKLVLALIHASRRLRRYFANHVIHVLTNYNIGNILARPEIPGRLAKWVIELGGHNVVFRLRPAIKGQVLADFMTEVPDDKDRECKAMEKAEKQQVEEPWLLYTDGASNEDGAGVGLRLVSPDKHEFTYAIRLDFKSTNNEAEYEAFLAGLRLAIKMGVRHIEAHVDSMLVAGQINGQYEAKGDVMALYLNQAKTLLQTFYSYKVHHINRSENKPADALSKLASTSFQHLAKDVRIEVLSNPSVPLREVSVIQVGTTSWMTPIIAYLQSGILPENKAEARKIQYKAEHYQMVDGILYRKTYLGPLLRCVDPEDANYLIREVHEGICGIHAGPRMVVAKVMNTGYYWPGMHLDAVKELRKCSGCQRHAPKTMRPKNELVPFTTAGPFQQWGIDMVGPFPEAPGAVKFIIVAVDYFTKWVEAKALASTTSTVAKRFIWEQIICRFGLPLRIITDNGTNFAADDLQRWFKELHIEHTFSLVAHPQGKGQVEAVNKSIIDGIKARLGEKRRGWVDELPSILWAHRTMPKTSNGETPFSLVYGPEALEKYYNSKVRICTFNPGDYVLRDNEASNAEKPGKLAPKWEGPYVVDAVLGKGAYKLHIIDNKEVPGTWNAQQLRKCYM is encoded by the exons aTGGCATCTATAAATCTCGTTTACACACAACTTAGTGCACAGCAAGCTTTGCTTCAAGCGCAAGCCAACCAATCCGCATTTGTTACTCCACCACAAAGATCTGTGAGTACGTACACAACTCAGCAAGTCAATGCATGGAACTTGCGCCCAGAGAAGGGACCTGTGCCAAACATCAGAAAACCAAGCGCGCACGACATGCGCGACACTTATGGCGAAACAGAAAGCAATTACGTACAACACTCTCAAAGAAGGCCAATTCAAAGCCGTTTGGGCGCGCACAACATGAACGCTGAATGGGACGATGAAGAAGAAGACCCGACGTACAAGGGGGAAAGCACAGTATTCAGCAAATTGCACCCAGATCATGAAGCATACAAACCGCCCAAGCGCGCATGGTACAACCCAAAAGCAGAACATGACTACACCTTGAGCTATTGTCCAGACGACATggttgaaaattcaaaattcatcaaGGAAATTGCCACAGCCGCCATAGACAAAACAAAATTGCCACACAACGTGGGCAAATACAATGGCTTGACAGGCCCCGATGATCACCTCCGGGTTTTTAATGGCGCAGGAGCAACAGGTGGATGGAATCTGCCAACTTGGTGTCATCTTTTCGCGCAAACATTCGTCGGCGCAGCGCGCGTTTGGTTTGACAGCTTACCAGCAGGAAGGATTAAATCATGGATCGACTTTAGAGAAAAGTTCCTTGCGCACTTCTCCCAGCAACGTAGACACACCAGAGATCCAACTGATCCAACTGATTGTTTGAACATATGGCGCAATGACCACGAAAGCGtggaagatttcatcaccagatacAACAAAGAATGTCTGGAAATTGGGGATGTAGGCGAGAAGATGATGCGCGCGCACTTCATGAGGGCAGTCAAATGCGACGATCTAATCAAGCGA TTGACCGGTGATGATCACCGTCAACGCGGATATAACCATAATGACCGGCACAACAAAAAGGGCAGAGGCCAACAATGGAAAGCGTCCGGTCATAGAGAAAGAAGCCCAGCAAAAGAAGACGCGTGCCATACAATCAACCAGATAGCCCACCGGAAAGAAGTAAAAAGAGAAAACAGGGAGAAACAGTGGACACCTCTAACAAAGACCCCTTCCGAGGTCTTGTCCACCGAAAATCATCAGTTCAAACCACCCCTGCAGATGCGAAACAAAAGGGGTCAAGACCCAAACCTTTTCTGCGAATTCCACAAGGACACGGGCCACTTAACCGATGACTGCTTCAGCTTAAAGCAAGAAATAGAAAGGGCCTTGAGAGACGGAAAGCTCACTCATCTGATAAAGGGTGGAAAGCGCGACTACCGCCAGATTCAAAGAAGAGAAGAAGGGCCAGATAACAAAAAGCTTCGGAAATTAGAAACCCACATGGTTCAAGGAG GGAGCACCGCAGACATCATATATGAACAATGTTTTAATCAATTCGACCAAGAGGACAAGGCGCGCTTGGAACCAGTCGATTACccactaactggtttctgcaaTGAAGCCGTCTTTCCTCTCGGCCAGATATCGTTCCCGGTGTTACTCTCGGACGGAAGAAATTCAAGAACAGAAGAAGTCACGTTCATGGTGTTGCCCGCACATTCAAGACATGATATCCTCTTGGGGAGAGAGTCTCAAGGAGACTTTAGTATGATTTGCTCTGTACCACATTCAGTTGTGGGATTCCCAACAGAAACAGGGATAGCAATAATATACGCAAGCAAAGAAGTCTTAGCAACAGATGAAGTCAGACCTGCAAAGGCAAGTAAACCAGCACCATGCACGGAagcagaaaaatgggtattgaacAGCGCTTACCCAGAACAGACCGTCACCTTGGGACCTGCAATGTCCGATCTAACGCGGGCGGCGCTAAAAAAGCTGTTGTTCGAAAACATGGATGTGTTCACCTGGACACCAGCTGACATGGTGGGTGTTCCACGACACATAGCAGAACACCAATTAAATTTCTCAGAAGAAGCAAAACCGGTGGTACATGCCAAGCGCCACTTGGGAGACATAAAACATGATGCCATGAAAGAGCAGGTTATGGAGCTATTGAATGCGGGTATCATCAGAGAAGTCAGATACCAAACATGGGTGGCGAGCCCAGTAATGGTACAGAAACCAAACGCTAGTTGGAGAATGTGTGTAGACTACAAGGATCTGAACAAGGCATGCCCGCGTGACTGTTACGCCTTACCAGACATCGATGAAAAGATTGATTCGCTAGCAACATTCAGATGGAAGTGCCTCCTTGACTGCTACAAGGGCTACCACCAGGTGCAGATGGCCGTCCAAGACGAAGacaaaaccgcattccgcacaCCGTCAGGGCTATACTGCTACACCAAAATGCCTTTCGGTCTAAAGAATGCAGGGGCGACCTACCAAAGACTGATGAATGAAACGTTCGAAGATGCCATCGGCAAGTATATCGAAGTGTATATGGACGACTTGGTGATTATGAGTAAAGAGGAAAGCATGATGCTGGTGAATATTCAGAAGACATTCGATACGCTGCGCGGCGTAAGTATCAAGCTAAACCCGGCGAAATGTTCTTTCGGCATggaagaaggaaaattcctgggttTCATTGTTATGAAAGATGGTTTCAAACTAAATCCTGAGAAGGTACAAGCAATCGAGAGAATGCCGTCACCGTCAACCATCAAAGAAATGCAGAAGTTGGCAGGACGTCTGGCAGCACTAAACCGCTTCCTGGCCAATCACGCAGCAAAGTCTTTCCCGTTTATCAAAACACTACGTAACTTCATGAAGAAAAGCCAGTTTCAATGGACTCCGGAATCCGAGAGCGcattccgcgagatgaaagattgCCTCATCAGATTGCCAACATTGATTGCACCAGTCAAGGGAGAACCTTTGGTATTATATTTGTCAGCCTCCGACAGAGCAGTAGGAGCATTTTTACTCGTTGATCGACAAGGTGTCCAAACACCAGTTTACTATGTGTCTCGTACCCTGACCGATCCAGAAACCCGATATGCCATAATGGAGAAACTGGTGCTCGCACTGATCCATGCATCAAGACGGCTACGCAGGTACTTTGCCAATCACGTCATTCACGTATTAACAAACTACAATATTGGCAACATCCTCGCAAGGCCAGAGATTCCTGGGAGATTAGCCAAGTGGGTAATAGAACTGGGAGGCCATAATGTGGTTTTCAGGCTAAGACCAGCAATCAAGGGCCAGGTGCTGGCCGACTTCATGACAGAAGTGCCTGATGACAAAGATCGAGAGTGTAAAGCAATGGAGAAAGCCGAAAAGCAGCAAGTAGAAGAACCATGGCTACTATACACAGACGGCGCGTCTAACGAAGACGGCGCAGGCGTAGGGCTTCGGTTGGTGAGCCCTGACAAACATGAATTCACGTACGCCATACGGTTGGATTTCAAAAGCACGAATAACGAGGCCGAATATGAAGCTTTCCTTGCTGGTTTAAGATTGGCAATCAAAATGGGAGTTAGACACATCGAAGCGCATGTAGACTCCATGTTAGTGGCCGGGCAAATCAATGGGCAATACGAGGCCAAAGGAGATGTAATGGCGCTCTACCTGAATCAAGCAAAGACGTTGCTGCAAACCTTCTATTCCTACAAGGTGCACCACATCAACAGAAGCGAGAATAAACCGGCAGACGCGCTAAGTAAACTCGCATCTACAAGTTttcaacacctggcaaaggatgTGCGCATAGAAGTTTTGAGCAACCCATCAGTTCCACTAAGGGAAGTAAGCGTCATTCAGGTAGGAACAACGTCGTGGATGACTCCGATAATCGCGTACCTTCAATCTGGGATACTACCAGAGAACAAAGCTGAAGCGAGGAAAATCCAATACAAGGCTGAACATTATCAGATGGTTGATGGAATCTTATACCGAAAGACATACCTTGGGCCGTTGTTGAGATGCGTCGACCCCGAAGACGCAAACTATTTGATCAGAGAAGTGCATGAGGGAATCTGcggcatacatgctggaccaaGAATGGTGGTAGCAAAGGTGATGAACACCGGAtactactggcccgggatgcacTTAGACGCAGTAAAAGAATTGAGAAAGTGCAGTGGGTGCCAGAGACATGCTCCCAAAACAATGCGCCCTAAGAATGAATTGGTACCATTTACAACGGCGGGGCCTTTTCAACAGTGGGGAATAGATATGGTTGGCCCCTTCCCAGAAGCCCCAGGCGCAGTAAAATTCATAATAGTCGCAGTCGACTATTttacaaaatgggtagaggcgaaagcACTTGCATCAACCACATCCACTGTCGCTAAAAGGTTCATATGGGAACAGATCATATGCCGTTTCGGACTACCGTTAAGAATCATCACTGACAACGGGACGAACTTTGCTGCAGACGATCTTCAACGATGGTTCAAAGAATTACACATTGAGCACACCTTCTCCTTGGTTGCGCACCCACAGGGGAAGGGTCAAGTGGAAGCCGTTAACAAGAGCATCATTGACGGTATCAAGGCAAGATTGGGAGAGAAAAGAAGAGGCTGGGTTGACGAGCTGCCCAGCATATTATGGGCCCACAGAACAATGCCGAAAACAAGCAACGGGGAGACACCGTTTAGCTTAGTTTATGGGCCCGAGGCA CTGGAGAAGTACTACAACTCCAAAGTCCGAATCTGCACCTTCAACCCAGGAGATTATGTCCTGAGAGACAACGAGGCTTCCAATGCCGAAAAACCCGGAAAACTAGCTCCCAAGTGGGAAGGTCCGTATGTTGTGGATGCAGTACTTGGAAAGGGAGCCTATAAGCTACACATCATTGACAACAAGGAGGTTCCAGGAACTTGGAACGCTCAACAATTGAGAAAGTGCTATATGTAA
- the LOC110901059 gene encoding uncharacterized protein LOC110901059 encodes MADYFVEDPKYNEDIFRHRFRMSKRLFLKIVSDVEENDPWFVEAPDARGRKGFTPLQKVTSAIKQLATGNTPDENDEYLHMAERTSRECLEYFCDTVCKIYGPEFLRRPTSHDMALLYQAHEEKHHLPGMFGSLDCTHFVWRFCPTEKFKRQHEAARKDVERAFGVLKGKWGVLSRPMRARSVKKIRNVVYTCIILHNMILKDDGKAIAPVHIRDPPVEPALDDTVLGELLNEDTHWRLKHDLIDHLASQDLPHLLADSDED; translated from the exons atggcgGATTATTTTGTCGAAGACCCGAAGTACAACGAAGATATCTTTCGGCATAGGTTCCGTATGTCGAAacgtttgtttctaaaaattgtGTCCGATGTGGAAGAGAACGACCCGTGGTTTGTAGAGGCCCCCGATGCGCGAGGTAGGAAGGGCTTTACGCCCTTGCAAAAGGTGACATCGGCTATTAAACAGCTCGCAACTGGAAACACTCCAGACGAGAACGACGAGTACTTGCATATGGCCGAAAGAACTTCCCGCGAGTGCCTAGAATATTTTTGTGACACGGTTTGCAAAATATATGGTCCAGAGTTCTTACGTAGACCGACAAGCCACGACATGGCACTTTTATACCAAGCTCATGAGGAAAAACATCACCTTCCAGGTATGTTCGGTAGCCTTGATTGCACCCATTTCGTTTGGCGTTTTTGTCCGACAGA GAAATTCAAGAGGCAACATGAGGCGGCAAGAAAAGACGtcgaacgggcttttggtgttttgaagGGGAAATGGGGTGTATTGAGTCGACCGATGCGAGCAAGATCGGTTAAAAAAATTAGGAATGTCGTGTACACGTgtattattttacacaacatgattttgaaagacgATGGAAAGGCGATAGCACCGGTGCACATTCGGGATCCTCCGGTCGAGCCGgctctagacgatacggtgctGGGCGAGTTGTTGAATGAAGACACCCATTGGAGACTCAAACACGATCTCATAGATCATCTCGCAAGTCAAGATTTACCCCATCTTTTGGCCGATTCCGACGAAGACTAG
- the LOC110898197 gene encoding digalactosyldiacylglycerol synthase 1, chloroplastic, with protein sequence MMNFRPPESPDSPATVTAEKAISFISKGWREVKDSTKADIRLMKARANSFKNLASSFDREFENFLRSSCSVPVPVTSSFHGSDSGGVLNKWSPSAKLRIDLKEIKQAIVSEVEFNEREGFRVFKSSSSLEVFEGIKNSEFLMKVKSSLKSICKEPDNSKDIPPLDMPELLAYLVRQSGPFLDQLGVKKDVSDKIIQSLCTKRKNQLQLTPIYAHESFNPENDTRIDDLDSRIASVLHSTGHHYETGVTRHEVTNGKRHVAIVTTASLPWMTGTAVNPLFRAAYLAKSRKQSITLLVPWLTRKDQELVYPNNITFTSPEEQEVYIRSWLEERVGFKTDFKISFYPGKFQKERRSIIPAGDTSKFISSKEADIAILEEPEHLNWYHHGNRWTNKFNHVVGIVHTNYLEYIKREKNGALQAFFVKHINNLVTRAYCDKVLRLSAATQDLPKSVICNVHGVNPKFLKIGEKTAAERENGGQSFSKGAYFLGKMVWAKGYRELIDLLVKQKDNLDNAFKIDVYGNGEDANEVQSTAKKLNLNVTFMKGIDHADDSLHSYKVFINPSVSDVLCTATAEALAMGKFVVCADHPSNDFFRSFPNCLTYNSPQDFVDKVNLAMDSEPHPLTPDQRFNLSWEAATQRFMESSELDKILTETSRLTRKSNSVPSLIDGTLAFAHYCFTGNEFLRLCTGAVPGTRDYNKQHSSDLHLLPPHVENPIYGW encoded by the exons ATGATGAATTTCCGGCCACCGGAATCTCCCGATTCACCGGCGACGGTAACAGCGGAGAAAGCAATATCATTCATATCAAAAGGATGGAGAGAAGTGAAAGATTCAACAAAAGCAGACATCCGATTAATGAAAGCCAGAGCGAATTCGTTCAAAAACCTAGCGTCTTCATTCGACCGTGAGTTCGAGAACTTTCTCAGATCATCATGTTCGGTTCCGGTGCCTGTAACGTCGTCGTTTCACGGTTCCGATAGTGGTGGAGTGTTGAACAAGTGGAGCCCCAGCGCGAAGTTACGGATTGATTTGAAGGAGATAAAGCAGGCGATTGTTTCGGAAGTTGAGTTTAATGAACGTGaaggatttagggtttttaaaTCCAGTTCTTCATTGGAGGTTTTTGAAGGGATTAAGAACAGTGAGTTTCTTATGAAAGTTAAATCCAGTCTG AAATCAATTTGCAAGGAACCAGACAATTCAAAGGACATTCCACCATTGGATATGCCAGAACTTCTGGCATATTTGGTTAGGCAATCAGGACCATTTTTAGATCAGTTAGGTGTTAAAAAAg ATGTTTCTGACAAAATAATTCAAAGTTTATGCACCAAAAGGAAAAATCAACTTCAGTTAACCCCTATTTACGCCCACGAATCTTTCAACCCCGAAAACGACACCAGAATCGATGATCTGGATTCAAGAATCGCTAGTGTTCTTCATAGCACAGGACACCATTACGAAACTGGTGTTACTCGTCACGAAGTTACTAATGGAAAAAGGCATGTAGCCATTGTCACAACTGCTAGTCTTCCATGGATGACAGGGACGGCTGTAAATCCTCTGTTTCGCGCAGCGTATTTAGCAAAATCGAGAAAACAAAGCATCACACTATTGGTTCCTTGGCTCACAAGAAAAGATCAGGAGTTAGTTTATCCGAACAACATTACTTTCACTTCACCAGAAGAACAAGAAGTTTATATACGTAGCTGGCTTGAGGAACGAGTCGGGTTTAAAACGGATTTCAAAATTTCCTTCTATCCTGGAAAG TTTCAAAAGGAGAGACGCAGTATTATACCCGCTGGCGATACATCCAAGTTCATTTCATCTAAGGAAGCTGACATTGCGATTCTTGAAGAACCCGAACATTTAAACTGGTATCATCATGGTAACCGTTGGACTAATAAGTTCAATCATGTCGTCGGTATTGTGCACACGAATTACTTGGAGTATATAAAGCGGGAAAAAAATGGCGCTCTCCAAGCGTTTTTCGTAAAGCATATAAACAATTTGGTTACACGAGCATATTGCGACAAG GTACTTAGACTTTCTGCTGCAACCCAAGATTTACCCAAGTCTGTAATTTGTAACGTCCATGGCGTGAACCCGAAGTTTTTGAAAATCGGGGAGAAAACGGCTGCAGAAAGGGAAAACGGGGGTCAATCGTTCTCGAAAGGAGCCTACTTTTTGGGCAAAATGGTTTGGGCTAAGGGATACCGTGAGTTGATAGATTTATTAGTGAAACAAAAAGATAACCTTGATAACGCGTTCAAGATTGATGTTTATGGTAACGGCGAGGATGCTAATGAAGTACAAAGTACAGCTAAAAAGTTGAACTTGAATGTGACCTTCATGAAAGGCATAGACCATGCTGATGACTCACTTCACAG TTACAAAGTGTTTATAAATCCAAGTGTGAGTGATGTGTTATGCACAGCAACAGCTGAAGCACTTGCAATGGGAAAATTTGTAGTTTGTGCAGACCACCCTTCAAATGACTTCTTTAGGTCATTTCCCAACTGTTTAACTTACAATTCGCCACAAGATTTTGTAGACAAAGTCAACTTAGCCATGGACAGTGAGCCACACCCTCTTACGCCTGACCAGCGGTTCAATCTTTCATGGGAAGCAGCCACCCAACGGTTCATGGAGTCTTCTGAGCTTGACAAGATTCTAACCGAGACCAGCCGTTTGACCAGAAAGTCGAATTCAGTTCCTAGTTTGATCGACGGAACCTTAGCTTTCGCACATTATTGTTTTACCGGTAACGAGTTTTTGAGGCTGTGCACCGGGGCGGTACCAGGAACTCGGGATTACAACAAACAACACTCTAGTGATCTTCATCTCTTACCGCCACATGTCGAAAATCCGATTTATGGTTGGTGA